One Clostridium novyi NT genomic window carries:
- the ruvA gene encoding Holliday junction branch migration protein RuvA, whose translation MFEYIKGTYMGLNKDYIIVESNNIGYKIYTSGNTMAGMPNINEKVKIYIEQIVREDFIGLYGFLREDERAMFNLLLTISGVGAKAALSLLSISNVSSLKVAIMTEDYKMLTRAPGIGKKIAQRITLELKDKIEKIYAEDIEDGENISKLSMDTGRKYDEAIEALVALGFTQKEAEKALKNIDINNTIEQIIKDSLRYLMS comes from the coding sequence TTGTTTGAATATATAAAAGGGACTTATATGGGTTTAAATAAAGATTATATAATAGTAGAGAGTAATAACATAGGATATAAAATATATACCTCTGGAAATACTATGGCGGGTATGCCAAATATAAACGAAAAAGTGAAGATTTATATAGAACAAATAGTGAGAGAAGATTTCATAGGCCTTTATGGATTTTTAAGAGAAGATGAAAGAGCTATGTTTAACTTATTATTAACTATAAGTGGAGTTGGAGCTAAGGCTGCTTTATCATTACTTTCAATTAGTAATGTGTCAAGCCTTAAAGTAGCTATTATGACAGAAGACTATAAAATGCTTACAAGGGCTCCTGGAATAGGGAAAAAAATTGCTCAAAGAATAACTTTAGAGCTTAAAGATAAAATCGAAAAAATCTATGCAGAAGATATAGAGGATGGAGAAAATATAAGCAAACTATCAATGGATACAGGAAGAAAATATGATGAGGCAATAGAGGCTTTAGTGGCATTAGGATTTACACAAAAAGAAGCTGAAAAGGCCCTTAAAAATATTGATATTAATAATACCATTGAACAAATAATAAAAGATAGTTTAAGATATCTTATGAGCTAG